One Pectobacterium carotovorum DNA segment encodes these proteins:
- the feoC gene encoding [Fe-S]-dependent transcriptional repressor FeoC has translation MASLIQVRDLLALQGRMDSRQISAALYTSQHLIDAMLHRLEMMGKAVRIQEEKEGCLSGTCKHCPEGEACMREWWRLS, from the coding sequence ATGGCATCACTGATTCAGGTTCGCGATTTGTTGGCATTGCAGGGGCGCATGGATTCGCGCCAAATCAGTGCTGCGCTATATACGTCCCAACATCTGATCGACGCTATGCTCCACCGCCTGGAGATGATGGGGAAAGCCGTGCGTATTCAAGAAGAAAAAGAGGGCTGTCTATCGGGGACGTGCAAGCATTGCCCAGAAGGGGAGGCTTGCATGCGCGAATGGTGGAGGCTTTCTTAA
- the ugpB gene encoding sn-glycerol-3-phosphate ABC transporter substrate-binding protein UgpB produces the protein MFNNTIRKTHAIRTAAACVALALMSASAQAATEIPFWHSMEGELGKEVNSLADRFNQAHSDVKIVPVYKGNYEQNLAAGIAAYRAGNAPAILQVYEVGTATMMASKAIKPVYEVFKESGINFDESVFVPTVSGYYTDAKSGHLLSQPFNSSTPVLYYNKDAFKKAGLDPEQPPKTWQQMAEYTAKLRAAGMKCGYASGWQGWIQIENFSAWHGLPVASKNNGFDGTDAVLEFNKPTQVKHIQLLQDMNKKGDFTYFGRKDEPTEKFYNGDCAITTASSGSLANIREHAKFNYGVGMMPYDADAKGAPQNAIIGGASLWVMGGKDAATYKGVAEFMKFLAEPENAAEWHQKTGYLPITTAAYELTQKQGFYEKNPGADIATRQMLNKPPLPFTKGLRLGNMPQIRTVVDEELESVWTGKKTPQQALDSAVERGNALLRRFEQSTK, from the coding sequence ATGTTCAACAACACAATTCGTAAAACACATGCTATTCGCACCGCCGCGGCGTGTGTGGCATTAGCGCTGATGAGCGCCAGTGCGCAGGCCGCGACAGAAATTCCTTTCTGGCACTCTATGGAAGGCGAGCTAGGGAAAGAAGTGAATTCTCTGGCTGACCGTTTTAACCAAGCACACAGCGATGTAAAAATTGTGCCGGTCTACAAAGGCAACTACGAGCAGAATCTGGCTGCCGGGATTGCGGCCTACCGCGCGGGGAATGCGCCCGCCATTTTGCAGGTCTATGAAGTCGGTACGGCCACCATGATGGCAAGCAAAGCCATCAAACCTGTCTATGAAGTCTTCAAAGAGTCAGGCATTAATTTCGATGAGTCGGTGTTTGTGCCGACTGTCTCTGGTTATTACACCGATGCGAAGAGCGGCCACCTGCTGTCGCAGCCGTTTAACAGCTCTACTCCGGTGCTGTACTACAACAAAGATGCCTTCAAGAAGGCGGGTTTAGATCCAGAACAGCCACCGAAAACCTGGCAGCAAATGGCTGAGTATACCGCCAAACTGCGTGCAGCCGGGATGAAGTGCGGCTACGCCAGCGGCTGGCAGGGCTGGATTCAGATTGAAAACTTCAGCGCCTGGCACGGTCTGCCGGTTGCGAGCAAGAATAACGGCTTTGACGGCACCGATGCCGTACTGGAATTCAACAAGCCGACGCAGGTTAAGCACATCCAGCTGTTGCAGGACATGAACAAGAAGGGTGACTTCACCTATTTCGGGCGTAAAGATGAGCCGACCGAGAAATTCTACAACGGCGACTGCGCCATCACGACGGCTTCTTCTGGTTCTCTGGCGAACATTCGGGAACACGCCAAGTTCAACTACGGCGTTGGTATGATGCCGTATGACGCCGATGCGAAAGGTGCACCGCAGAACGCCATTATCGGTGGTGCCAGCCTGTGGGTGATGGGCGGTAAAGATGCCGCGACCTACAAAGGCGTCGCTGAGTTTATGAAGTTCCTGGCCGAGCCGGAAAATGCCGCTGAATGGCACCAGAAAACCGGTTATCTGCCAATCACTACTGCGGCGTATGAGCTGACGCAGAAGCAGGGCTTCTACGAGAAAAACCCAGGTGCGGATATTGCTACGCGTCAGATGCTGAACAAGCCACCGTTGCCGTTCACCAAAGGTCTGCGTTTGGGCAACATGCCACAAATTCGTACCGTTGTGGATGAAGAATTAGAAAGCGTATGGACAGGTAAGAAGACGCCTCAACAGGCGTTGGATAGCGCAGTAGAACGCGGTAACGCGCTGCTGCGTCGCTTTGAGCAATCGACGAAGTAA
- a CDS encoding sn-glycerol-3-phosphate import ATP-binding protein UgpC produces MACLKLQAVTKSYDGKTQIIQPIDLDVADGEFVVMVGPSGCGKSTLLRMVAGLERTTSGDIYIDNQRVTNLEPKDRGIAMVFQNYALYPHMNVFDNMAYGLKIRGFGKVQIRERVEDAARILELMPLLQRKPRELSGGQRQRVAMGRAIVREPAVFLFDEPLSNLDAKLRVQMRLELQQLHQRLKTTSLYVTHDQVEAMTLAQRVIVMNKGIAEQIGAPAEIYRRPASLFVASFIGSPAMNLWSGRISDDGCRFEIGGDIALALPEPKPQWSGKALTLGVRPEHIQLATRETGGIPLQISTLELLGADNLAHGKWGGQNVIVRLSYEHCPDIGSTLWLHLPTSSWHLFDSQSGLRME; encoded by the coding sequence ATGGCATGTTTAAAACTTCAGGCCGTCACCAAGTCTTACGATGGCAAAACACAGATTATCCAACCCATCGACCTGGATGTCGCTGACGGCGAGTTCGTGGTGATGGTCGGACCGTCAGGCTGCGGTAAATCGACGCTGCTGCGCATGGTGGCAGGCCTTGAACGCACCACCAGCGGTGATATCTATATTGATAACCAGCGGGTCACCAATCTGGAACCGAAAGATCGCGGTATTGCGATGGTGTTCCAGAACTATGCGCTTTATCCCCATATGAACGTGTTTGACAATATGGCTTACGGCCTGAAAATCCGTGGCTTCGGCAAGGTGCAGATTCGTGAGCGCGTGGAAGATGCGGCGCGAATTCTGGAGCTGATGCCGCTGCTGCAACGCAAACCGCGTGAGCTATCAGGTGGGCAGCGTCAGCGCGTGGCGATGGGGCGGGCGATTGTACGTGAACCGGCTGTGTTCCTGTTCGACGAACCGCTGTCGAATCTGGATGCCAAACTGCGTGTACAGATGCGGCTGGAATTGCAACAGCTGCACCAGCGCCTGAAAACCACCAGCCTGTACGTCACGCACGATCAGGTTGAAGCGATGACGCTGGCGCAGCGCGTCATCGTCATGAACAAAGGGATCGCCGAACAAATCGGCGCACCGGCGGAGATTTATCGCCGTCCGGCATCGCTGTTTGTAGCCAGTTTTATTGGCTCGCCGGCCATGAATCTGTGGTCGGGTCGCATTAGCGATGACGGCTGCCGTTTTGAAATCGGTGGCGACATCGCTCTGGCGCTGCCTGAGCCGAAGCCGCAGTGGAGTGGTAAAGCATTGACGCTGGGGGTACGACCAGAGCATATTCAGCTGGCGACGCGCGAAACCGGCGGTATCCCGTTACAGATTTCAACACTCGAACTGCTGGGTGCGGACAATTTAGCGCACGGCAAGTGGGGCGGGCAGAACGTAATTGTGCGGCTCTCTTATGAGCACTGCCCCGATATCGGTTCGACGCTCTGGCTGCATTTACCGACGTCATCATGGCACCTGTTTGATTCGCAAAGCGGATTACGGATGGAATAA
- a CDS encoding DUF3142 domain-containing protein: MGRQARLLLVTPSIVLACIVSFCTQATSVNAAPSTVNAANATVDATRYQDFWLWAAVKPQPILHQAQTLYLHQGEVARRQGKVVFLRQGIPPSQLRVNRVWLAFRMTTLELSDRHLNRMLKLREKWQRHGNQIVGIQIDFDAKSYQLAGYVAFLTQLRERLPEDCQLSITGLLDWSKTGDVSALNRLQGKLDEVVVQTYQGRSTITNYAEYLPALMKLTLPFRVGLVQNGKWEPQWQQRLATSPYYRGEVVFLVNPPLKKTATGRL; encoded by the coding sequence GTGGGCAGACAAGCTCGATTATTACTGGTAACGCCGTCAATCGTGCTGGCCTGCATAGTCTCATTCTGTACGCAGGCCACTTCCGTTAACGCAGCACCTTCAACCGTCAACGCGGCGAACGCCACCGTCGATGCGACACGCTATCAGGATTTCTGGCTGTGGGCAGCGGTAAAGCCGCAGCCCATCCTGCATCAGGCACAGACGCTGTACTTGCATCAGGGAGAAGTGGCTCGCCGTCAGGGCAAGGTCGTTTTCCTGCGTCAGGGAATTCCGCCCAGCCAGCTGCGCGTTAACCGCGTCTGGCTGGCTTTCCGCATGACCACGCTGGAGCTCTCCGATCGCCATTTGAACCGGATGCTAAAGCTACGGGAAAAGTGGCAGCGCCACGGTAATCAGATTGTCGGGATTCAGATTGATTTTGACGCGAAAAGCTATCAATTGGCTGGCTATGTCGCGTTTCTGACACAGCTGCGTGAGCGTTTACCCGAAGATTGTCAGCTCAGTATTACGGGGCTGCTCGACTGGTCGAAAACTGGAGATGTGTCGGCGTTGAACCGCTTACAGGGCAAGCTGGATGAAGTGGTGGTGCAAACCTATCAGGGGCGCAGCACCATTACCAACTACGCCGAGTACCTACCCGCGCTGATGAAGCTGACCCTGCCTTTCCGGGTAGGACTGGTACAAAACGGCAAGTGGGAACCGCAGTGGCAGCAGCGCCTTGCCACGTCACCGTATTATCGCGGGGAAGTGGTCTTTCTGGTGAATCCGCCACTGAAAAAAACCGCCACCGGCAGGCTGTAG
- the cpxA gene encoding envelope stress sensor histidine kinase CpxA: MINSLTARIFAIFWLTLALVLMLVLMVPKLDSRQLTALLENEQRQGIMLEQHIEADLANTPANDLRWWLRLFWVLEKWAPPGQRLFLVTSEGRIFGVEKHETPIVRNFIGLSDNADHPQKKNYGRIELLGPFAIRDGDDNYQLYLIRPASSPQSDFISLLFDRPLLLLIFTMLISSPLLLWLAWSLAKPARKLKHAADEVAKGNLRQHPELESGPQEFQATGVSFNQMVSALERMVTAQQRLLSDISHELRTPLTRLQLATALLRRRQGEGNELNRIETETQRLDSMINDLLVLSRNQHKNELTREFLRADELWGNVLDDAAFEAEQMGKTLEVPYPPGPWTLFGNPASLDSALENIVRNALRYSHNHIEVAFSVDNQGITIKVDDDGPGVSPEDREQIFRPFYRTDEARDRESGGSGLGLAIVETAITQHKGWVKAEDSPLGGLRLIIWLPLHQR, translated from the coding sequence ATGATCAACAGTTTGACCGCCCGTATTTTTGCCATTTTTTGGTTAACACTGGCGCTGGTTCTCATGCTGGTTCTGATGGTGCCCAAGCTGGACTCGCGCCAGCTTACTGCCCTGCTGGAAAACGAGCAGCGGCAGGGCATCATGCTGGAACAGCACATTGAAGCAGACCTTGCCAACACGCCCGCCAACGATCTGCGCTGGTGGCTACGGCTGTTCTGGGTGTTGGAGAAGTGGGCTCCGCCGGGACAGCGCCTTTTTCTGGTCACCAGTGAAGGCCGTATCTTCGGCGTAGAGAAACATGAAACCCCAATTGTGCGTAATTTTATCGGGCTGTCGGATAACGCCGATCACCCGCAAAAGAAAAATTACGGCCGCATTGAGCTTCTCGGCCCTTTTGCGATCCGCGATGGTGATGACAACTACCAGCTTTACCTGATTCGTCCTGCCAGCAGCCCACAGTCAGATTTCATCAGCCTGCTGTTCGATCGCCCTCTACTGCTGTTGATCTTCACCATGCTGATCAGTTCACCGCTGTTGCTGTGGCTCGCCTGGAGTTTGGCGAAACCCGCACGTAAGCTCAAACACGCGGCCGACGAAGTCGCTAAAGGCAACTTACGCCAGCACCCTGAGCTGGAATCCGGCCCACAGGAGTTTCAGGCGACGGGCGTCAGCTTTAACCAGATGGTCAGCGCACTGGAACGGATGGTCACCGCACAGCAACGTCTACTGTCGGATATCTCTCATGAGTTGCGCACGCCGTTGACGCGCTTGCAGCTGGCGACGGCGCTGTTGCGTCGGCGTCAGGGGGAAGGCAATGAGCTGAACCGCATCGAGACGGAAACGCAGCGGCTCGACAGCATGATTAACGATCTGCTGGTGCTCTCACGCAATCAGCACAAGAACGAGCTGACCCGTGAATTCCTGCGTGCCGATGAGCTGTGGGGTAACGTGCTGGACGATGCCGCTTTTGAAGCCGAGCAGATGGGGAAAACGCTGGAAGTACCTTATCCACCGGGGCCGTGGACGCTCTTTGGCAACCCTGCCTCGCTCGACAGTGCGCTGGAAAATATCGTGCGCAACGCGCTGCGCTATTCTCACAACCACATTGAAGTGGCCTTTTCAGTGGATAATCAGGGCATCACCATCAAAGTGGATGATGACGGCCCCGGCGTAAGCCCGGAAGATCGCGAACAGATTTTCCGCCCCTTCTATCGTACGGATGAAGCGCGCGATCGCGAATCCGGCGGCAGCGGCTTGGGCCTCGCGATTGTGGAAACCGCCATTACGCAGCACAAAGGCTGGGTAAAAGCGGAAGACAGCCCGCTGGGCGGGTTACGCCTGATCATCTGGCTACCGCTGCATCAGCGGTAA
- the cpxP gene encoding cell-envelope stress modulator CpxP — translation MQQFATLSLASLLMLGTFTAFAAESGDAPASGWHIDDSATKGVSGQQGMFDGVRLTEQQRQQMRDLMHQSRQDKPAFNAEDVKAMHKLVTAETFDEAAVRAQITRMMSVQIERQIQMTRVRNQMYNLLTPAQKEILELKHKQRMKEMQQQVSMFNQMAAPSPGTTSNPE, via the coding sequence ATGCAACAGTTCGCAACCTTATCTCTTGCTTCACTGCTTATGTTAGGCACTTTTACCGCCTTTGCAGCAGAAAGTGGAGACGCCCCGGCGAGCGGCTGGCATATCGATGATTCCGCCACAAAAGGTGTATCCGGCCAGCAAGGTATGTTCGATGGCGTGAGGCTGACTGAGCAACAGCGCCAGCAAATGCGTGATTTGATGCACCAGAGTCGTCAGGACAAACCGGCGTTTAATGCCGAAGATGTTAAAGCCATGCACAAGTTGGTGACGGCAGAAACATTTGATGAAGCGGCGGTGCGAGCGCAGATAACCCGAATGATGAGTGTGCAGATTGAGCGTCAGATTCAGATGACCCGAGTGCGCAACCAAATGTATAACCTGCTGACGCCAGCGCAGAAAGAAATATTAGAGCTGAAGCATAAGCAACGCATGAAAGAGATGCAGCAGCAGGTATCCATGTTTAACCAGATGGCCGCGCCATCACCAGGCACGACAAGCAATCCCGAGTAG
- the ugpA gene encoding sn-glycerol-3-phosphate ABC transporter permease UgpA, with protein sequence MTSSRPVFRSSWLPYVLVLPQLLITVIFFIWPAGQALWYSVQNLDPFGLSSEFVGMENFRQLFNNPYYLDSFYTTLIFSFLVAGFGMLISLFLAALVDYVIRASRLYQTLIILPYAVAPAVAAVLWMFLFNPGLGLITHFLGLMGYTWNHAQHSGQAMFLVVLASVWKQISYNFLFFLAALQSIPRSLVEAGAIDGAGPVRRFFNLVLPMISPVSFFLLVVNLVYAFFDTFPIIDAATAGGPVQSTTTLIYKIYREGFAGLDLSSSAAQSVVLMMLVIGLTIIQFRFVERKVNYQ encoded by the coding sequence ATGACATCATCCCGCCCCGTTTTTCGCAGCAGCTGGTTGCCCTACGTGCTGGTGTTGCCCCAACTGCTGATTACCGTAATTTTCTTTATCTGGCCTGCTGGCCAGGCGCTGTGGTATTCGGTGCAGAATCTCGATCCGTTTGGGTTATCCAGCGAATTTGTCGGCATGGAAAACTTCAGGCAGCTGTTCAATAACCCCTACTACCTCGATTCGTTTTACACCACGCTGATATTCAGCTTTCTGGTAGCCGGGTTTGGCATGCTGATTTCACTCTTTCTGGCTGCGCTGGTGGACTATGTGATCCGTGCCAGCCGCCTGTACCAGACGTTGATCATCCTGCCGTATGCCGTGGCACCTGCCGTTGCGGCCGTACTGTGGATGTTCCTGTTTAACCCCGGTCTGGGGCTGATTACCCATTTTCTCGGGCTGATGGGCTATACGTGGAACCACGCGCAGCACAGCGGTCAGGCGATGTTTTTGGTGGTACTGGCGTCAGTCTGGAAGCAGATTAGCTATAACTTCCTGTTCTTCCTCGCGGCGCTGCAATCGATCCCCCGTTCGCTGGTGGAAGCGGGCGCGATTGATGGCGCAGGGCCCGTGCGGCGCTTCTTCAATTTGGTGCTGCCGATGATTTCTCCGGTGAGCTTCTTCCTGCTGGTGGTCAATTTGGTGTACGCCTTTTTCGATACCTTCCCGATTATCGATGCCGCGACGGCCGGTGGGCCGGTGCAGTCGACGACCACGCTGATCTACAAAATTTATCGTGAAGGCTTTGCAGGGCTGGATCTGTCCAGTTCGGCAGCGCAGTCGGTGGTACTGATGATGCTGGTTATCGGGCTGACCATTATTCAGTTCCGTTTTGTTGAACGGAAGGTGAACTATCAATGA
- the ugpE gene encoding sn-glycerol-3-phosphate ABC transporter permease UgpE, translating to MIENRRGLDIFSHAMLIVGILAVLFPLYVGFVAATLDNQEVFQAPMTLIPGSHLWENLRYIWLHGAGNNTTPFGLMLLNSFVMALAITVGKITVSILSAYAIVYFRFPLRNLFFWMIFLTLMLPVEVRIFPTVEVIARLDMMDSYTGLTLPLMASATATFLFRQFFMTLPDELMEAARIDGASPMRFFFDMVLPLSKTNLAALFVITFIYGWNQYLWPLLIVSDANLGTAVAGIKSMIASGDGATQWNQVMAAMLLTMLPPLLVVLLMQRWFVRGLVDSEK from the coding sequence ATGATTGAGAATCGTCGCGGGTTAGATATTTTCAGCCACGCCATGCTGATCGTCGGCATCCTTGCCGTACTGTTTCCGCTGTACGTGGGGTTTGTGGCCGCCACGTTGGATAACCAGGAAGTCTTTCAGGCTCCCATGACGCTCATCCCCGGTTCTCACCTGTGGGAAAACCTGCGTTATATCTGGCTGCACGGTGCGGGCAACAACACCACGCCGTTCGGACTGATGCTGCTTAACAGCTTCGTAATGGCACTGGCGATTACGGTGGGCAAAATTACCGTATCGATCCTGTCCGCTTACGCCATCGTCTATTTCCGTTTTCCGCTGCGCAACCTGTTCTTCTGGATGATTTTCCTGACGCTGATGCTGCCGGTGGAAGTGCGTATTTTCCCGACGGTGGAAGTGATCGCGCGGCTGGACATGATGGACAGCTACACCGGTTTAACGCTGCCGCTGATGGCTTCGGCGACTGCGACCTTCCTGTTTCGCCAGTTCTTTATGACGCTGCCGGATGAGCTGATGGAAGCGGCGCGTATCGACGGCGCCAGCCCGATGCGTTTCTTCTTCGACATGGTGTTGCCGCTGTCGAAGACCAATCTGGCGGCGCTGTTTGTGATCACGTTCATCTACGGCTGGAACCAGTACCTGTGGCCGCTGCTGATAGTCAGCGATGCCAATCTGGGGACTGCGGTCGCCGGGATTAAAAGCATGATTGCCTCCGGTGATGGGGCGACCCAGTGGAATCAGGTAATGGCTGCCATGCTGTTGACCATGCTGCCGCCGCTGCTGGTCGTGCTACTGATGCAGCGCTGGTTCGTTCGCGGTCTGGTCGACAGCGAAAAATAA
- the cpxR gene encoding envelope stress response regulator transcription factor CpxR has protein sequence MNKILLVDDDRELTALLKELLEMEGFNVVVAYDGEQALQVLDSSIDLLLLDVMMPKKNGIDTLKELRQQHQTPVIMLTARGSELDRVLGLELGADDYLPKPFNDRELVARIRAILRRSNWTDQQQAGDNSAPTLEVDGLRLNPGRQEASFDDIVLDLTGTEFTLLYLLAQRLGQVVSREHLSQEVLGKRLTPFDRAIDMHISNLRRKLPERKDGLPWFKTLRGRGYLMVSAA, from the coding sequence ATGAATAAAATTCTGCTGGTTGATGACGATAGAGAGCTAACGGCTTTACTGAAAGAGTTGCTCGAAATGGAAGGTTTTAACGTCGTTGTCGCCTACGACGGCGAGCAGGCGTTACAGGTATTAGATAGCTCCATCGACCTGTTATTACTGGATGTGATGATGCCGAAGAAAAACGGTATCGATACATTAAAAGAACTACGACAGCAGCATCAAACACCGGTCATTATGCTGACCGCCCGCGGCAGTGAATTAGACCGCGTTCTTGGTCTGGAGCTAGGTGCAGATGATTACCTGCCGAAGCCCTTTAACGACCGGGAACTGGTCGCGCGGATTCGCGCGATTCTCCGCCGTTCCAACTGGACCGATCAACAGCAGGCGGGTGATAACAGCGCGCCGACGCTGGAAGTCGATGGCCTGCGTCTGAACCCCGGACGGCAGGAAGCCAGCTTTGACGATATCGTGCTGGATCTGACAGGCACCGAGTTTACGCTGCTCTATCTGCTGGCACAGCGGCTGGGACAGGTGGTTTCCCGTGAGCATTTAAGTCAGGAAGTGTTGGGGAAACGGCTGACACCGTTTGACCGCGCGATCGATATGCATATCTCAAACCTGCGACGTAAATTGCCAGAACGCAAGGACGGTCTGCCCTGGTTTAAAACGCTGCGTGGACGAGGCTATCTGATGGTATCGGCTGCATGA
- a CDS encoding AEC family transporter — MPAFIVSLWHQIFLSLPLFVLIALGYSLIRYGKWPTTVTDGMTRFVFSVAMPAMLFRLMSDFSKRPVVDARLLIAFFGGCLLVFVLGRIVARKIFHLDGVSGSLFALSGIFSNNVMLGLPIATLMLGEEAIPSVALVVVFNGLILWTLVTVSVEWARNGALSLQGFTKTALGVLKNPLIIGILSGTAFSLTGLPLPSYVDQPLSMLGQIAAPLSLVALGMGLAEYRVRDGWQISTAICTIKLLVQPLVIWGIAIALGLPEMETRAVVLLGSMAVGVNVYLMSRQFDVLGGPVASSLLLSTAMAALTTPLILTLMGVRL; from the coding sequence ATGCCCGCATTTATTGTTTCGCTTTGGCACCAGATTTTTCTGTCGTTACCCCTCTTTGTTCTTATCGCGCTCGGCTATAGCCTGATTCGCTACGGTAAATGGCCGACCACCGTGACCGACGGCATGACACGTTTTGTCTTCTCCGTCGCCATGCCTGCCATGTTGTTCCGTCTGATGTCGGATTTTTCCAAACGTCCGGTGGTGGATGCCCGACTGCTGATCGCCTTTTTTGGCGGCTGCCTGCTGGTGTTTGTTTTAGGCCGCATCGTGGCGCGCAAGATCTTTCATCTCGATGGTGTCTCTGGCTCGCTGTTTGCGCTGAGCGGTATCTTTTCCAATAACGTGATGCTGGGGCTGCCGATTGCCACGCTGATGCTGGGCGAAGAGGCTATTCCGTCGGTTGCGCTGGTGGTGGTGTTTAACGGGCTTATTCTGTGGACGCTGGTGACGGTGTCGGTGGAATGGGCGCGTAACGGGGCACTGTCGCTACAAGGCTTTACTAAAACCGCGCTGGGCGTGCTGAAGAATCCGCTGATTATCGGCATTCTGTCCGGTACGGCGTTCAGCCTGACCGGCCTGCCGCTGCCGTCGTATGTCGATCAGCCGCTTTCCATGCTGGGGCAGATTGCCGCGCCGCTGTCGCTGGTGGCTTTGGGAATGGGGCTGGCGGAATACCGCGTGCGCGACGGCTGGCAGATCAGCACGGCGATTTGCACGATCAAGCTGCTGGTACAGCCGCTGGTGATCTGGGGGATTGCTATTGCGCTTGGCCTGCCGGAAATGGAAACGCGTGCGGTTGTGCTGCTGGGGTCGATGGCGGTAGGCGTCAACGTCTATCTGATGTCACGCCAGTTCGATGTGCTGGGCGGCCCGGTGGCATCAAGCCTGCTGCTATCAACGGCGATGGCGGCATTAACCACGCCGTTGATTCTGACGCTGATGGGTGTGCGGTTATAG
- the ugpQ gene encoding glycerophosphodiester phosphodiesterase, which produces METIWPYPSIVAHRGGGSLAPENTLAAIDVGASLGHKMIEFDAKLSQDGQIFLLHDDTLERTSNGWGIAGELPWDKLVGLDVGGWYGHKFVGERLPLLSEVAKRCVQYGMAANIEIKPTTGYETETGRVIALAARQLWADHPVAPLLSSFSIEALEAAQEAVPELPRGLLLDEWEEDWLALIQRLGCVSIHLNHKLLTAERVAALKAAGLRILVYTVNQPDRAQTLLDWGVDCICTDRIDLIGANFATG; this is translated from the coding sequence ATGGAAACAATCTGGCCTTACCCGAGCATTGTCGCCCATCGCGGCGGCGGTTCACTGGCACCGGAAAACACGCTGGCGGCGATTGATGTCGGTGCTAGCCTCGGTCACAAGATGATCGAATTTGACGCCAAGCTGTCGCAGGACGGCCAGATTTTCCTCCTACACGACGATACGCTTGAGCGCACCAGCAACGGCTGGGGCATTGCAGGAGAACTGCCGTGGGACAAGCTGGTCGGGCTGGATGTCGGCGGCTGGTACGGTCATAAATTTGTTGGTGAACGCCTGCCGCTGCTATCGGAAGTGGCAAAACGCTGCGTGCAGTATGGCATGGCAGCCAATATCGAGATTAAACCCACTACCGGATATGAAACAGAAACCGGACGGGTGATTGCGCTGGCGGCGCGCCAACTGTGGGCCGATCATCCGGTTGCACCGCTGCTGTCATCGTTCTCTATCGAAGCCCTGGAAGCGGCGCAAGAAGCGGTGCCGGAACTGCCGCGCGGGCTGCTGCTGGATGAGTGGGAAGAGGACTGGCTGGCGTTAATACAGCGTCTGGGTTGTGTGTCCATCCACCTGAATCACAAACTGCTGACGGCAGAACGCGTCGCGGCGCTGAAAGCTGCGGGTTTGCGCATTCTGGTTTATACCGTCAACCAACCTGATCGCGCGCAAACTTTGCTGGATTGGGGCGTTGACTGTATCTGTACTGACCGGATAGATTTAATCGGGGCAAATTTCGCGACCGGCTGA
- a CDS encoding tRNA (cytidine(34)-2'-O)-methyltransferase: protein MFHITLYEPQIAPNTGNIIRLAANNGCTLHLIEPLGFDFEEKKLRRAGLDYHDLANVSRHKNYQDFLAAVPGKRIFACTTKGSRPYDQPSYQPGDVLLFGSETSGLPDEIRNGFEPDFRIRIPMQSNNRSLNLSNAVAIISYEAWRQNGFGGCL, encoded by the coding sequence ATGTTTCATATCACGCTCTATGAGCCTCAAATTGCACCAAACACCGGCAATATTATTCGACTGGCGGCCAACAACGGCTGTACGCTTCATTTGATTGAACCGCTGGGGTTTGATTTTGAAGAGAAAAAACTACGCCGTGCGGGGCTGGATTATCACGATCTGGCGAACGTCAGCCGTCATAAAAACTATCAGGATTTTCTGGCCGCTGTTCCGGGTAAGCGCATCTTTGCCTGTACCACCAAAGGCAGCCGTCCTTATGATCAGCCGAGCTACCAGCCAGGTGATGTCTTGCTGTTTGGATCGGAAACGTCCGGTCTGCCGGATGAGATTCGCAATGGCTTCGAGCCAGATTTCCGTATCCGCATTCCCATGCAATCTAATAACCGTAGCCTGAATCTGTCCAATGCGGTGGCGATCATCAGCTATGAAGCCTGGCGGCAAAATGGCTTCGGCGGTTGCCTGTAG